A window of Fluoribacter dumoffii NY 23 contains these coding sequences:
- a CDS encoding DUF3644 domain-containing protein, translating into MSDSSEREMLIKKAKEFALIAVATYKNPFIALKTHGFIVNIVIAFTALFHAVFDKSSIAYLYKDKQGNQMFKDGEAKAWELSKCCEQYWSGQSPEKSNLKFLISLRNKIEHRSLPYLDLIVAGYCQAALLNFEEILVNEFGNKHALMANLAMAMQMTRVANEQQTEAMKCFQRENYKVIREYMQTFSDDLSNEIIESQKYRLSVFLVPKIGSRASATDLAIEFVNVTNLDGEELSLQSRHRFDQRCGITI; encoded by the coding sequence GTGAGCGATTCTTCAGAAAGAGAGATGTTAATTAAGAAAGCTAAGGAGTTTGCTCTTATTGCTGTTGCAACCTATAAAAATCCTTTTATTGCACTGAAGACCCATGGTTTTATTGTCAACATAGTTATTGCCTTTACTGCTCTATTTCACGCTGTTTTTGACAAAAGCTCAATTGCTTATCTTTATAAAGATAAGCAAGGAAATCAAATGTTCAAAGATGGTGAAGCTAAAGCTTGGGAACTTAGTAAATGTTGCGAACAGTATTGGAGTGGGCAATCGCCAGAAAAGTCTAATTTAAAATTCTTAATTAGTTTGCGTAACAAAATTGAGCATAGAAGTTTACCTTACTTGGATCTTATAGTCGCTGGATATTGTCAAGCTGCACTGTTAAATTTTGAAGAAATATTAGTTAATGAATTTGGTAATAAACATGCACTAATGGCTAATTTAGCTATGGCAATGCAAATGACTCGAGTGGCTAATGAACAACAAACTGAAGCAATGAAATGCTTCCAAAGAGAAAATTATAAAGTCATAAGAGAGTATATGCAGACTTTTAGTGATGACTTGAGTAATGAAATTATCGAAAGTCAAAAATATCGTCTAAGTGTATTTCTTGTGCCAAAGATAGGTTCCCGAGCTAGTGCGACAGATTTAGCTATAGAATTTGTAAATGTAACTAATCTAGATGGGGAAGAGCTAAGCTTACAATCACGCCATCGCTTTGATCAAAGGTGTGGAATCACAATATAA
- a CDS encoding HipA domain-containing protein, whose product MKRCPITYDVISDQENYSQRGLHLLSPQLKNLSPLDLSADEQRQEAIARVGKMSIQGVQKKLSAKLKIKEGGFEIVDQYGQYILKPQSDIYPELPENEAITMTLAKTIGLEVPVHGLVYSKDNSLTYFIKRFDRIGHNKKLALEDFAQLSGEDRHTKYKSSMEKVITVIQQFCTFPRIEFVKLFKLTLFNFLVGNEDMHLKNFSLITKDRKISISPAYDLLNSTIAQKNTKEELALPLKGKKNNLTKSDFLKYFAVEKLGLNQNVINGIVQEFHQIIPEWRKLIGFSFLSQQMQEKYIELLDERCKRFNFFD is encoded by the coding sequence ATGAAACGCTGCCCTATTACTTATGACGTAATTAGTGACCAAGAAAACTATTCGCAACGTGGATTACATTTGCTTTCCCCTCAATTAAAAAATCTTAGCCCATTAGATTTAAGTGCTGATGAGCAGCGACAGGAAGCAATTGCTCGTGTAGGAAAGATGTCTATTCAAGGCGTCCAAAAGAAACTAAGTGCCAAACTAAAGATTAAAGAGGGAGGTTTTGAAATCGTTGATCAATATGGTCAGTATATTTTAAAACCACAAAGTGATATTTATCCAGAATTGCCTGAAAATGAAGCCATTACTATGACCCTTGCAAAAACTATAGGCCTCGAAGTTCCGGTTCATGGTTTGGTTTATTCTAAAGACAACAGTTTGACCTACTTCATTAAACGCTTTGATAGAATAGGCCATAATAAAAAGTTAGCTTTAGAAGATTTTGCACAGCTATCAGGTGAAGATCGACATACAAAATATAAAAGCTCTATGGAAAAAGTAATTACAGTCATACAGCAGTTTTGTACATTCCCAAGAATTGAATTCGTGAAATTATTTAAGCTGACGTTGTTTAACTTTCTGGTCGGCAATGAAGATATGCATCTAAAAAATTTTTCCTTAATTACTAAGGATAGAAAAATTTCCATATCACCAGCCTACGATTTACTTAACTCAACCATCGCTCAAAAAAATACCAAAGAAGAACTAGCTTTACCTCTAAAAGGGAAAAAAAATAATTTAACAAAGAGTGATTTTCTTAAATATTTTGCCGTTGAAAAATTAGGATTAAATCAGAACGTCATCAATGGGATCGTACAAGAGTTCCATCAAATAATACCTGAATGGCGAAAACTAATTGGTTTCAGTTTCTTATCTCAACAGATGCAGGAGAAATATATCGAATTGCTGGATGAGCGATGCAAGCGATTCAATTTTTTTGATTAA
- a CDS encoding DNA-binding protein, whose product MTLKTPSRLHLLNEFESAPHSALFNQQTIAAVLSCSTQLLERNRWAGGGVPYLKIGRKVLYRKSDVLNFLQQQKIYYSTSDEGQLQLVENA is encoded by the coding sequence ATGACTTTAAAAACACCATCCCGTTTACATCTATTAAACGAATTTGAATCTGCGCCACATTCTGCGCTTTTTAATCAACAAACGATTGCTGCGGTATTAAGCTGCTCCACCCAGTTACTTGAACGTAACCGCTGGGCGGGTGGTGGTGTTCCCTATTTAAAAATCGGTCGTAAAGTGTTGTATCGAAAAAGTGATGTGTTGAATTTTCTTCAACAACAAAAAATTTATTACTCAACCAGTGACGAAGGTCAGTTACAGCTCGTTGAGAATGCATAA
- a CDS encoding ATP-binding protein, with product MYNEHRPSLRPRERDAIIQSLRAGVTPRTGLQHIQVGRAKEVAALIQDIERITQGGSTFRLIIGEFGSGKTFFLQLIRTIALEKGLVTIHADLSPDRRLHSTGGHARNLFAELMRNISTRTKPEGNALGSVVEKFITEARKQSEQTSQGVEQIIKDRLVHLTEMVGGYDFANVIAAYWRGYSEDNEQLKLDAIRWLRGECTTKTDARLALGVRSIVDDANVYDYLKLMCLFVRQAGYTGLLVNIDEMVNLYKLASQKARFSNYEQILRILNDCLQGSAENIGFLLGGTPDFLYDPRKGLYSYEALHSRLATNSFANQAGVVDYSATSLNLTNLAPEELYILLRNLRHVYAGENPQKYLVPDEALSAFLAHCSKNIGDAYFKTPRNTIKAFIELLSVLEQNPEIKWEQLITQVTITKENNSDMPHIEIQDEDDGLATFNL from the coding sequence ATGTACAACGAACATAGGCCTTCGCTCCGACCCAGAGAACGTGATGCCATAATTCAATCCTTACGAGCAGGAGTAACACCTCGCACAGGATTACAACATATTCAAGTTGGAAGAGCAAAAGAAGTTGCTGCTTTAATACAAGATATTGAACGAATTACTCAAGGTGGCTCGACTTTTCGTCTTATTATTGGAGAGTTTGGATCGGGTAAAACTTTTTTCCTGCAATTAATCCGCACGATAGCGCTTGAAAAAGGATTAGTTACAATTCACGCTGATCTTTCACCTGATCGAAGATTACATTCTACTGGCGGGCATGCAAGAAATCTATTTGCGGAGTTAATGAGAAATATATCTACACGAACAAAACCAGAAGGTAATGCTCTTGGGAGTGTGGTGGAAAAATTTATTACAGAAGCTCGTAAACAATCTGAACAAACTAGTCAGGGTGTAGAACAAATAATAAAAGATCGTTTGGTTCATCTGACTGAAATGGTTGGTGGCTATGATTTTGCAAATGTTATTGCAGCCTACTGGCGTGGATATAGCGAAGATAATGAACAATTGAAATTAGATGCTATTCGCTGGCTACGAGGAGAGTGTACTACAAAAACAGATGCCCGCCTCGCTTTAGGAGTCAGGTCAATTGTAGATGATGCTAACGTTTATGATTATTTGAAACTTATGTGTCTGTTTGTAAGACAAGCTGGCTATACAGGACTTCTAGTTAATATAGATGAGATGGTTAATCTCTATAAGTTAGCCAGTCAAAAAGCTCGTTTTTCTAATTACGAACAAATCTTGCGTATATTGAATGATTGCCTGCAAGGAAGTGCTGAAAATATTGGTTTTTTATTAGGGGGAACACCGGACTTCCTTTATGATCCACGTAAGGGACTATATAGCTACGAAGCACTACACTCCAGACTAGCTACAAATTCTTTTGCTAATCAAGCTGGTGTAGTTGATTACTCAGCAACTTCTTTAAACCTAACAAATCTTGCTCCAGAAGAATTGTATATATTATTGCGTAACTTACGTCATGTTTATGCTGGAGAAAACCCTCAAAAATATCTTGTTCCAGATGAAGCTTTATCGGCTTTTTTAGCCCATTGCTCCAAAAATATCGGCGATGCATATTTCAAAACACCACGTAACACAATTAAAGCATTCATAGAATTATTATCTGTATTAGAACAAAATCCTGAAATCAAATGGGAACAATTAATTACCCAAGTAACCATTACAAAAGAAAATAATTCAGATATGCCCCACATTGAGATTCAGGATGAAGATGATGGATTAGCTACATTTAATCTATAA
- a CDS encoding outer membrane protein — MLRKANLLGIASLLLASPCFSGFYVGAGFGPEGAHFTQKAHVVRPGTFNVYDTQHFSGIGVFGTLFGGYGWRHNRYYLAGEINGNLSSVEYKLVNDELLHRNFSKTTFSVKSSEGVSLLPGFFLSDLFLVYGRVGYANGRVKINESDPTIQSSTSNRSGVRYGAGVRYNMFSRWTLMMDYSQINYSKIKSFVFEPFGGVSKSTRIYPNTAQVAFGIIYNFDAPQPVFVK; from the coding sequence ATGTTAAGGAAAGCAAACCTGCTCGGCATAGCGTCTTTATTACTAGCGAGTCCCTGTTTTTCTGGGTTTTATGTTGGTGCGGGATTTGGTCCTGAAGGGGCTCATTTCACCCAAAAGGCTCATGTGGTTAGGCCCGGTACTTTTAATGTTTATGATACACAGCACTTTTCCGGCATAGGAGTATTTGGAACTTTATTTGGAGGATATGGTTGGCGCCATAACCGGTATTATCTGGCAGGAGAAATCAATGGGAATCTCAGCTCAGTTGAATATAAACTGGTTAATGACGAACTCCTACATAGGAATTTTTCCAAAACCACATTTTCCGTAAAAAGCAGTGAAGGCGTCAGTTTATTGCCTGGATTTTTTCTTTCAGACCTTTTTTTAGTCTATGGAAGAGTCGGTTATGCCAATGGTCGGGTCAAAATAAATGAATCCGATCCAACAATTCAGAGCTCCACATCAAATCGTAGCGGTGTTCGTTATGGGGCTGGCGTTCGTTACAATATGTTCTCGCGATGGACTTTGATGATGGATTACAGTCAAATCAATTATAGCAAGATAAAAAGTTTTGTATTTGAGCCTTTTGGAGGAGTTTCTAAGAGTACCAGAATTTATCCAAATACAGCTCAAGTGGCTTTTGGGATAATTTATAATTTTGATGCGCCTCAACCTGTATTTGTTAAATAG
- a CDS encoding TerB N-terminal domain-containing protein — MELLGGILICFIIYIVYKKQTATDKKTYSKENLTEFQFEIIQTRPSGKPAKWYGFKEDITVNNINIKDGLIYVGEVLLDIDEYENDASLINPKLGILPAKSWEHGELLGYWPRYSQIPEQCRGAYLNWLTTNRSEPEANIGYVFLFFYGLERRIFIDGQKYKLDDVERNHIIDEVKRLLTVYGNNRSFKGYANNFLATEWILYHRDKPPPSYIDFNDRYCLHAFQFLLAQYVAVGKSIPADIALQWLILHPDFSIKTPARRCPKEFLTLFCYKYREKFGDGLKIAPNKTRLILEYRAASPSLRMLRFENINLPNPFILTTPAKSIYDLIEECTNELEQYSRYLSRKNTNPLSVNALALLPNILISQISPLKQIQNKLTDITSGKIEFISINTIYEIFGETKPAKMSIKDTESLAIALEGLGFGIIPDSRFYNISFNENSKIIIFTGGHGQDFTPSREFHIIGTIIRLGSIVAQVGEGISSKEENTLQKIIRENNQLSSIERVSLMIFLYWCLRTPQTTAGLQKKLEVANTYEKQAISSILISVALADGRIESEEIKQLEKLYTTLGLDKKLVSSDIHQLTTANEPVTVGFREKEIHYQIPSAQIDETLHGSFSLNENLVKIREEETRQVKGILEEIFTEREDVSFYQAPPPTDVSKNNPLLLLDQNHQSLFNQLIVKENWNKNEVHDVCKKLGLMTDGAMEILNEWAFNLTNAPLLEDGEVIYVDINLAEEILNVQRT; from the coding sequence ATGGAATTGTTGGGTGGAATATTAATATGTTTCATTATCTATATTGTTTATAAAAAACAAACTGCTACAGATAAAAAAACATACTCAAAAGAGAATTTAACCGAATTTCAGTTCGAAATAATTCAAACTCGTCCGTCAGGAAAACCAGCTAAGTGGTATGGTTTTAAAGAAGATATAACTGTTAATAACATTAACATTAAAGATGGTTTAATTTATGTTGGAGAAGTGCTTCTTGATATAGATGAGTACGAGAATGATGCCAGCCTGATAAACCCGAAACTAGGCATTTTGCCTGCAAAATCTTGGGAGCATGGAGAGTTATTAGGGTATTGGCCGCGTTATTCTCAAATCCCAGAACAGTGCCGGGGCGCATATCTTAACTGGCTTACCACAAATCGTTCAGAACCAGAGGCCAATATAGGGTATGTATTTTTATTTTTCTATGGCCTTGAGCGCCGCATATTTATTGATGGTCAAAAATATAAACTTGATGATGTGGAGCGAAATCATATTATTGATGAAGTCAAACGTCTCTTAACAGTTTATGGCAATAATCGCTCTTTCAAAGGCTATGCTAATAATTTCCTAGCAACAGAGTGGATTCTCTATCATAGAGATAAGCCACCCCCAAGTTATATCGACTTCAACGATCGGTATTGTTTACATGCTTTTCAATTTCTACTTGCCCAATATGTTGCTGTAGGAAAATCAATTCCAGCAGATATTGCACTTCAGTGGTTAATTTTACATCCAGATTTCAGTATTAAGACCCCTGCTCGACGTTGCCCCAAAGAATTTCTAACTTTATTTTGTTATAAATATCGAGAAAAATTTGGGGATGGATTAAAAATAGCCCCCAACAAAACACGACTAATTCTAGAGTATCGCGCCGCTAGCCCTTCTTTACGTATGCTCAGATTTGAAAACATAAATCTTCCGAACCCTTTTATTCTAACTACCCCAGCGAAAAGTATATATGATTTGATTGAAGAATGTACAAATGAGCTAGAACAGTATAGTAGATACTTAAGTCGAAAAAACACCAATCCCCTCTCGGTTAATGCTTTAGCCTTGTTACCTAATATTCTTATAAGCCAAATTTCCCCTTTGAAGCAAATTCAAAATAAACTTACCGATATTACCAGCGGAAAAATAGAGTTCATTTCTATAAATACAATTTATGAAATTTTTGGAGAAACAAAGCCTGCTAAGATGAGCATTAAAGATACTGAGAGCCTCGCTATAGCTCTTGAAGGTTTAGGATTCGGCATAATACCTGATTCTCGTTTTTACAATATTAGTTTTAATGAAAATAGCAAAATCATTATTTTTACAGGCGGGCACGGACAAGACTTCACTCCTTCGAGGGAATTTCACATAATTGGCACAATCATAAGACTTGGTTCTATTGTAGCCCAAGTTGGTGAAGGAATTTCTTCAAAAGAAGAAAACACCCTGCAAAAAATTATTCGAGAAAACAATCAATTAAGTAGTATTGAGAGAGTATCTCTTATGATATTTCTATATTGGTGCCTTAGAACTCCCCAAACTACAGCTGGCCTTCAGAAAAAATTAGAAGTTGCCAATACATATGAGAAGCAAGCAATAAGTAGTATTTTAATTTCTGTTGCACTTGCTGATGGCCGAATAGAATCTGAAGAAATCAAACAACTTGAAAAATTATATACCACCTTAGGATTAGATAAAAAGCTTGTATCTAGTGACATACATCAACTAACTACTGCAAATGAGCCAGTTACAGTAGGATTTCGTGAAAAAGAAATACATTATCAAATACCCTCAGCTCAAATTGATGAAACACTCCATGGATCTTTTTCTTTAAATGAAAATTTAGTCAAAATACGCGAGGAAGAGACAAGACAGGTTAAAGGAATTTTAGAAGAAATCTTCACTGAACGAGAAGATGTGTCTTTTTATCAAGCTCCACCCCCAACAGATGTCAGTAAAAACAACCCATTACTATTATTAGATCAAAATCATCAGTCACTTTTTAATCAATTAATAGTTAAAGAAAACTGGAATAAAAACGAAGTTCATGATGTTTGTAAAAAACTGGGATTAATGACCGATGGAGCCATGGAAATTCTTAATGAATGGGCTTTTAACCTCACCAATGCCCCGCTACTTGAAGATGGTGAAGTTATCTATGTTGATATTAATCTTGCTGAGGAGATATTGAATGTACAACGAACATAG
- a CDS encoding DEAD/DEAH box helicase, with product MSNSQGFALLDQKIQQWIWKQNWTALRDIQEQAIPFVLKRNCDVVIGATTASGKTEAAFLPACSRLVENLSLGIGILYISPLKALINDQQRRLESLGEILGISITSWHGDALESKKNNLRKKPEGILLITPESLESLVLHHSGWCTQAFANLNHIIIDEFHSFIGTERGMQLLSLMHRLEFLTQRLVPRIALSATLGDMQQVAKYLRPQQNFPCKIIESSTSRSDLKIQLRGYLYPAHFKENTPSAFNLLTEDLYKILRGKSNLVFANSRGLTEEITASLTDRCNKNGVPNEFFPHHGNLSKEIRESLEKRLQDAQFPTTAICTMTLELGIDIGNVDSIAQVTAPNSVASLRQRLGRSGRRGEPAILRVFLLEKEISAKTHLVDKLRLETIQTIAMINLLLKKWYEPPEKQQYHLSTLIQQTISVIGQYGGVRANQLWTLLCKNGPFHLVDATTYGKFLKDLGKEHLISQTQDGEIILGSKGEQLIEHYSFYTAFNTTQEYRLECEGRTLGTVPLDDMLIEGQLIIFAGKRWKILDINAEKKLIILTPSSGGEPPIFHGGGQMVHAIIRKEMYRIYTTKELPVYLNSNGIRLFEEGVDFFHTMKLDGRNIIQDGATTFLFPWKGDRTINTISVLLRNQNLTVGCTGGVIEIAKCSISDLKGTITKILNGKKPSTSALANTVANTKIEKHDHYLSQELRALNYGSKSFDIDEAWSWLESVLSKIPNN from the coding sequence ATGAGTAATTCTCAAGGGTTTGCTTTATTAGATCAAAAGATCCAACAATGGATCTGGAAACAAAATTGGACAGCCCTTCGAGATATTCAGGAACAAGCTATCCCTTTTGTACTAAAAAGGAATTGCGATGTTGTCATTGGTGCCACTACTGCATCTGGTAAGACAGAAGCCGCATTTCTCCCAGCATGCTCTCGATTAGTTGAAAATTTGTCACTAGGCATTGGGATTTTGTATATAAGTCCTTTAAAAGCCTTAATTAACGATCAACAGCGCCGATTAGAATCACTTGGAGAAATACTTGGCATTTCTATAACCTCATGGCATGGTGATGCCCTTGAATCAAAAAAAAATAATTTGCGGAAAAAACCAGAAGGAATTCTTTTAATTACTCCGGAATCACTAGAGTCCCTTGTACTTCATCACTCTGGTTGGTGCACACAAGCATTTGCTAATTTAAATCATATTATTATTGATGAGTTTCATTCTTTCATTGGCACAGAAAGAGGCATGCAGCTTCTTTCCCTGATGCATAGGCTAGAATTTTTAACTCAACGTTTAGTTCCAAGAATTGCACTCAGTGCTACACTCGGGGATATGCAACAAGTTGCAAAGTATTTACGCCCCCAACAAAATTTTCCTTGTAAAATTATTGAATCATCAACATCCAGATCCGATTTAAAAATTCAATTGAGAGGTTACTTATACCCAGCTCATTTTAAGGAAAATACCCCGTCTGCATTTAATTTACTTACCGAAGATCTTTATAAAATTCTTCGAGGCAAATCTAACTTGGTTTTTGCTAATAGTCGTGGCCTCACAGAAGAAATTACAGCTAGTTTAACTGACCGTTGTAATAAAAATGGTGTACCTAACGAATTTTTTCCACATCATGGAAATCTCTCCAAAGAAATTCGAGAAAGTTTGGAAAAAAGGCTGCAAGATGCCCAATTTCCTACTACTGCAATTTGTACTATGACACTTGAACTAGGAATTGATATTGGAAATGTAGACTCTATTGCCCAAGTTACTGCTCCAAACTCCGTTGCTAGCTTACGTCAACGTCTAGGACGATCAGGGCGTAGAGGAGAGCCAGCAATACTTAGAGTGTTTCTATTAGAAAAAGAAATATCAGCCAAAACTCATCTTGTTGATAAATTAAGGTTAGAAACAATTCAAACAATTGCCATGATTAATTTGTTACTTAAAAAATGGTATGAACCACCCGAGAAGCAACAATACCATTTATCTACTTTGATTCAGCAAACAATATCAGTGATTGGACAATATGGCGGTGTACGTGCGAATCAACTTTGGACATTACTCTGTAAAAATGGACCATTTCATCTTGTTGACGCCACCACCTATGGAAAATTTCTAAAAGATCTAGGAAAGGAACATCTTATTTCGCAAACGCAAGATGGTGAAATTATTTTAGGCTCCAAAGGAGAGCAGCTTATTGAACACTATTCTTTTTATACTGCATTTAACACAACCCAAGAGTACCGATTGGAATGCGAAGGAAGAACTTTAGGAACAGTACCACTAGATGATATGTTGATTGAGGGTCAACTCATCATTTTTGCAGGTAAACGCTGGAAAATACTTGATATAAATGCTGAAAAAAAATTAATTATATTGACACCATCCAGCGGTGGAGAACCTCCTATTTTCCATGGAGGTGGACAAATGGTGCATGCCATTATTAGAAAAGAAATGTATCGAATTTACACAACCAAAGAACTGCCAGTTTACTTGAATTCAAATGGAATAAGACTATTTGAAGAAGGCGTAGATTTTTTTCATACTATGAAATTAGATGGGCGCAATATCATACAGGATGGAGCTACAACCTTTCTATTTCCGTGGAAAGGTGATAGAACAATAAATACCATTTCAGTCTTGCTTCGAAATCAAAATCTCACAGTTGGATGTACTGGTGGTGTTATAGAAATAGCTAAGTGTTCAATAAGCGATTTAAAAGGAACTATTACTAAAATACTAAATGGCAAAAAACCTTCGACTAGTGCGTTAGCCAATACAGTAGCTAATACCAAGATTGAAAAGCACGATCATTATTTGTCACAAGAATTACGTGCTCTTAATTATGGGAGCAAGTCATTTGATATTGATGAAGCGTGGAGTTGGTTAGAATCAGTTTTATCTAAGATCCCAAATAATTAA
- a CDS encoding HipA N-terminal domain-containing protein — protein MRKAYISVNGIKAGILEELQGGTYQFTYFEDYHGAPVSLTMPLKNKVYEFDVFPPFFEGLLPEGIMLEALLRKYKIDKNDYFGQLILVGQDVVGAVTIEELR, from the coding sequence ATGAGAAAAGCATACATATCAGTGAATGGCATTAAGGCTGGAATATTAGAGGAATTACAAGGTGGAACCTATCAATTTACCTACTTTGAGGATTATCACGGCGCACCTGTTTCACTCACTATGCCGTTGAAAAATAAGGTCTATGAATTTGACGTATTTCCACCCTTTTTTGAAGGATTACTCCCTGAAGGCATTATGCTTGAAGCATTATTACGTAAATATAAAATCGATAAAAATGATTATTTTGGTCAATTGATACTAGTTGGCCAAGATGTCGTTGGTGCAGTGACTATTGAGGAACTAAGATGA
- a CDS encoding helix-turn-helix transcriptional regulator, with translation MPKHEIANLIHYYRKQSGLSQQELARLAGVGKTVIYDIEKGKESVRLNTLLKVLDVLNIQMKFETPFPQTTDNN, from the coding sequence ATGCCCAAACACGAAATTGCCAATTTAATCCATTATTACCGCAAACAAAGCGGCTTATCACAACAAGAATTAGCCCGGTTAGCGGGGGTCGGTAAGACGGTTATCTATGATATTGAAAAAGGGAAAGAATCGGTGCGGCTAAATACATTGCTAAAAGTATTAGATGTGTTAAATATTCAAATGAAATTTGAAACGCCTTTTCCTCAAACAACGGATAATAATTAA